The Prodigiosinella aquatilis region ATTCATTTTTATCGATTTTTTATTCAAAATAGCGAGATTTCAATGAATTTTCATTCCCTTGTTTGTAATTAACCGTAAAAAATCGTAATTATTTTTATTTATCTCATTATTTTTTTTAATGTTTAATTTTCAGGTATGTGAAACATTTTTTCAAATGTCACTTTGTAAAACTCACAGAGTTTCGTGCAAAAGAAATCTCTTCCAACAATATCTGATAATGAGCAGGTACTCTGCTTCGCGGAGTGGGCACTAGCGGGGTTCTGGAAGTCAGGAATTGTGAGAAGATAGCTCAGATAAATGTACAGAGATATCCTGCTGCAAAATGGCATCTGAATCGATCACTGTTTGGCATCTGAATCGATCACTGTTTGGCATTCGAATCGATCATGATTTGGCATGCATCTCCGATCGCGGTTTGGCATCACAATCGATCACGATTTGGCACGCATCCGATCACTGATTGGCATCCTGTCGCTCACTCCGGGAATTAACTCTTTCCATCACAGTCTCCATTGCTGTTTTAAGCCAATGGAGATATCGATGTCCAAAAAGAGAAAAGCCAGGAGTTCCATGGAAACCTGTTTTAAGATCCTTCAGCTTAAGTTCGACCAGAAGCTGACCAACCGTTGCATCGCACTGACACTGAAAATCAGTGCATCAACAGTTTTTGAGGTGCTCTCCCGCTTTAAAGCCACGTCTCTCCCATGGCCCCTCCCTGAAGCAATATCCCATGATGCCCTTGAAAAGCGCATCTTCCCGGCCAAAAGTGCCTCTGCATCAGAACTGGTGATGCCTGACCTGCTTCACTTCGATACTGAGATGAGAAAGCCTGGCGTAACGCGACAGCTGCTGTGGATGGAGTACAAGGCTCAGGCCGGTGAGCTGGCGATGGGGTACTCCCACTTCTGCCGTTGCTACCGGGAGTGGAAAAAAACGCGCCGCCTCTCTATGCGCCAGGAGCACCGCGCCGGCGAAAAACTCTTTATCGACTTCTGTGGCCCGACGCTCCCCGTCATCAACCCGGATACCGGAGAAATACGCCGGGTGGCCATCTTCGTGGCCGTGATGGGGGCATCCAACTACACCTACGTTGAGGCGTGTGAAGGCCAGGACATGATGTCCTGGCTGAACGCCAACAGCCGCTGCCTGACCTTCCTGGGCGGCGTGCCGAAGCTGCTTATCCCCGATAACCTCAAAAGCGCGGTGAAAAAGGCCGATCGCTATGAGCCTGTCATCAATGACAGCTATCAGGCGCTGGCAGAGCACTACGGCACCGTTATTATCCCGACCCGCCCCTATAAGCCGAAAGACAAACCGAAAGCAGAAAACGGCGTCCTCATCGTCGAAAGATGGCTGCTTGCCCGCA contains the following coding sequences:
- the istA gene encoding IS21 family transposase gives rise to the protein METCFKILQLKFDQKLTNRCIALTLKISASTVFEVLSRFKATSLPWPLPEAISHDALEKRIFPAKSASASELVMPDLLHFDTEMRKPGVTRQLLWMEYKAQAGELAMGYSHFCRCYREWKKTRRLSMRQEHRAGEKLFIDFCGPTLPVINPDTGEIRRVAIFVAVMGASNYTYVEACEGQDMMSWLNANSRCLTFLGGVPKLLIPDNLKSAVKKADRYEPVINDSYQALAEHYGTVIIPTRPYKPKDKPKAENGVLIVERWLLARIRNETFYTLRALNTRLRELLTDMNNRPMKGYGNQTRAERFRILDAPALSPLPLATYEYTEYKAVKVGPDYHVEYARHWYSVPHELVGQRLSLKAGQTVVQLWHKGQCVAQHPRSSHEYKHTTNPLHMPAQHRGHGTWTPERLLEMGCSIGPFTGRVVDAMLKAKAHPELAYRAVLGLIALQKKYGKERLEKASCVAWHYNAPDRRFIDNLLRHHREHQELPLSRQSEQHTVTSPEHENLRGPGYYH